Genomic window (Pyrus communis chromosome 13, drPyrComm1.1, whole genome shotgun sequence):
AGTTAGGATAAACTGCTAATTTAGTTATTGAATTATCACCTAAGTAAAAATTATGTTCATAAACAACAAATCAGTTGAGAGGAAGGTGGATTATTGTTTTTCCCTAATTATttaagtttgacaaaaaaaaagggtatgtccctaaactattttttttcagaaaaaccAGTtctgaattataaaaatctgccaattacatccctaatattatattgaagctactatattcaatttccTATGAACTTAAGTCACGTTatttgcatgtgatacacattggagggtagattggtaatttcatatagagaaatattatatggagttaactttgaagggtaaattagacgttagattcacactctatatgaaatgttaaaggCTTATAGGCGAGCAAAGAACaatattacactctaaagttTGTCAAGTAACTTAAAGTTGACAataaattggataaaataactttgagtataatagtagggatgaaattagcaatttttgatgaatttagagacttattttacccaaaaaaataattcagggacctaattttcactgaggTGACAGTTTAGAGACTAAATCCGCACTTCACTCTATAAGTTATACAAGGAAAGGATCTTCTAGATCTTATTGGACTTCTACTTCTAgtttacacaatcatacttcTAGATTACTATTTACAATACTCCCCTTTAGTGTACAACTCATAagatattattgaaataatacGGACAACAGTAAGACATTAGGATCACATATTTGataaacaaaattacaataaaCCAATTATACTATCTTTAGAATACGGAAGACATGACTCTTGCAGATAACTAAGGAGTCTTCTACTTTCAACAAGACAAGTGTTCCAGCAAATATAATAGGTTTTGCTCGGAATGAAATGTGTGTTTTGTGAAGGTAGGGACACCATTACGTAGTGATTAGGGTTCCTCCAATCCCGCCTATTATATGGTAATTGGAGTAACGGTAAGACTTGAGTAGTGCTGCTATGTAAGGAAGAGGCGGGCACCATCAAATGTCCCTTTAAACTTAGGATAGAATGAACCAACCAATTTTACGATTATAAATTTAACTTGTAGAATAACTAATTGTCCATAAACCAAAACTTGGATCATGGTTTTGCACTGTATAAAGCGGTTCCGTTTAATAAAACTGCAATGGAGTCTAGAACAGTTATATTTATTCTGTTAAAGTGCTGACAGTCGTAACAGATATCCCCTCTTGCATAAGATGAATCGCCAGTTATCCGGTTCTCATTGATACCTTGATGATGCAGCCATACTACAATGAAAAAAGttagggttccaccataaaaccaatttgcaatatgggaagtaacccaacttacttataagcacatgcaaggtccctcctcccattaatgtgggattcattctcaacacgccacCTCACGTGTGGCgaagttgagattccaccataaaaccaattagttttatggtaaaacctcaattttcttcatggtatcagagcaaattGTCTAACATGGGAAGCCCAATGGCCATACGTACTCCACGTCATCCGATTTATGTTGTctacgtgttaggcttgaaaattcgccacacataAAGGgtcatgttgagaatgaatcccacattgatgagatAAAGGACCTTACATGTGTTtagaatctcaactttcttcagatTTGACCTAGGCTAATCTGAGAGGGGGATCAGTCCTTAAAGGTTTAGATCTTGGTGTAAAAGGAATCGGTTAGGAGGCCAGTTGAGATTAATTTATTGGTATGAAATTTATTTGTTATGTCTTGAAGCAGAATAACTTTAGTTTACGCGTTGCAGAAGAATATTAAAGTTCTTACTTCTTTTATGCTGTTTAGTAGTAAGCCTCGAGTACAATACCGTTACGGATTTTGATTTATGCAGAGAGAAAAAATATCCTGAGTTTCAAGTATATCTTGGAGATATTTTGTTCTTTATGATGAGGAAATAGCAGCTTGAAGTATATGGCCTTTTCCTCATTAGACTAGATCACTTAAACAACTGCAATAACGACACCCTCTAGTTCTTTTCGTTTTCGATAAGTACCTTTTTGGGTTCCTTTTGattcaaattatttatttgcaGCGATTGCCAATAGTTCCTCCCGAGCTAGCTATGGAAGCAAAGAAGTACAGGAAATTCCTCCAAATGAAACCATAGAGGtaacaaaatttaatctccaAAAGGACTTCATCCACAAATCTCTCCTCGTCTCTCCTACTCTCTTAGGCTTTTTCCATGGTAACATGTATATTTCCACGTAACTACAGCGCTGTAAAGTTCTTAAAATGCCCTCCAGATGGCGTTCAGAATCGATTTTCCATTCTCTTTCACACAAAGTGTAGGAAtcttaaggttttttttattttattttttatatttcttggAGCTAATCTATCTCTATCGCGATTCTCTTTCGCATTATGATTTATattcttttcatcttttttctATACCTCCATAACTCTCTTTCATGGGCCCTTCCCTATATTCCTCTTCACTGTTCTGTATATTCTTTTAATCTGCAGTTGGACGTTGAACTACTCGCCAGTAAAAATGCCATTTGGGTAAGTAATGGGTTCTGTGAACTGTAATTATCAACTTTTTATACACACACTAGAGGATACGTAGCAATTGTTTGGTGTTGTTTCTCTCTTGTGCAGGTCTCTGTAAAACTTGTTACAGGTTAATGAAATTATGCTCTTCCTACTGATTCTTATGCTCATGCTCTTGTGCAATGTAAATAGAAGCTCAAAAGGTTGCGGGAAAAATAAATCTTGCCATTCTCTTCATTGTAAACCGTAAAGCTGTCCTTTTGTTCGACACTATGACTGTTTGCTTTCCCACAGCGGTgtgggaaagaagaaagaaagagttaGAAATGTAACCAACGTTTATTGGAAAAAGCaaccccaaagaaaaaaaagaagcgaGCTAAGTTTGAGTTAAATTTGGAGATGTCAGTTTCGTTTCTCATTACAAACATACGATTTATGGGGAGATAAAGAAATAGACTGAATCGATCGCTCTTAAATATGATTACTCTTCTCTAACTAATATCtaggtcttttgtgataaaaccttcCAAACTAATAGATTGAGCAGATGGTAATTATCAAAGACAAGTTACGGCCCGTGCAAGCCAAGTCCTTGTCATGAGGAAGTGTGGAATTGGAAACAAACCTGAACTCTAAACATAGAGCCTAATACCCAGCCTATTTGTGACAAAACCGCACATTTGACGTATTGGGCAAGTGGTAATTATCAAGTATCAGTATAGTTGAAGTGgggccctcggcccgtcgacctgaaaaatTCAACAATGACAAGGGTAACTGCATAAGTGATACAAATATCATTAGCGTTGCAAGTTTCATTCATAACCTCAAAAAATTTCTTGGAAATGAAATTTGTGGAGATTTCATCCATTGCAAGTTCCCTTGTACTAGGAAATGTTGTTTCTTCCATGGCCATCTAATATTCAGGATATAGTGCAGAAGTTGGGTATGCAAGTATTTGCGAAGATTGAATGATCAGATCATCGTTTGCTCATTCAcgatttcttttatttttcttgttataaATGTTAATCATTTATCTTTTATGCAGAACATAGTAATTTTTTCTGCATAATTCTGTATTCTGCATCCCCCTAACTTATCTCGTCGATGGTCCACATGTATGTTTATTGGAGAAGAGAACATTGAAAAAATCCTAGCTAGCTAAGCTAGGTGTGATTAGCCATTATGTTGTGGAAATCTTTCTTTAACCATCTAGTAGACTAGTATTCTCGATTTAATGATTTGTTCCTCAACTTCATGAAGGAAAGCACAAAAGTTGAAGCGTTTTTAGTAACTGCTTTCCTTAAGTAGAGGCCACACTATAAAGGAGGAATCCACAGCTCCTATAAACGCCAAAGCTTTTATGATTTTAACATAGATTCTTGCAGCCACTTTCCAATTTCTGTTTCACCCACTttattctcttcttctttccttctttcaaCTTTTGATGAAACTACTCTAATATGCGGGTAGAGGGATTCGAACTTGAGTGTAATGGGGCGGCCACAATATCCTACCCAACCGACTTAACCTCGTATCCTTTTATTTACCCCATCTTTGCGTCCCGTATGTATTGCCATAAGCTTTTCATTGCTTCCCCTTTGTTCGTGCAAATATGGTCATCAGGAAAAACATAATGCCAGGCTTCCTCTGCAGCTGTTTCTTCATCCTTTTTTGCATCTATCATTGCTGCTCCTCCCAAAAGACCTGCCCCGACTGTGGTTTCATGAAAGTTCCGTATCCACTAAGCACAAGCCCCGACTGTGGTGACCCCGACTACTCTCTCCATTGTGACCCCTCCTCTAAGAAACTCTATGTTCATGCCCTCAATGGAAGTTACTATCTTGTTCTTCAAATCATGGCTACGTATCAGCGCATGGTGGTACAACCGTCCCCATGGCTGCCCGGAAAATGTGTTACTCAAGACTTGGTGGTGAGTGAGGGCCTCTGGTTGAATCAGTCACTTCCTTTCAACATCACTTCGTCGAATACTATCTTCCTTTTCAACTGCTCTCCGCGGCTCTTGGTTTCTCCTCTCAATTGCACTTCATCTAGCCTCTGTCACCGGTACTTAGAAAGCTCAGGACACATTGATACAAACCGAGCACTACAGTGCGAAAACAGGCTTAATCTTTGCTGCACATTTGTTGCTGGTGGTATGCCTTCTGCATACAAGATTCGGCTTCACAGCTCAGGCTGCAAAGCCTTCAGAAGCATCCTTCATTTGGATATAAACAAGCCTGCGAGCCAATGGGAAGAGGGATTGGAAATTCAATGGGCATCTGCTCTTGAACCAATTTGTAGAACACAACTTGATTGCTCTTCAGATTCCAAATGTTCGCCTACGGGTTCAAGTGGTGTCTCACGCTGCCTTTGCAATAGGGAGTTCTATTGGGATCATCTTGATGGCACTTGctcaaagaagaagaggaacacGAAAGCGGGTCTGACTCTGAAGGTCTCGATTGGGGTTATCTCATTTTTCATTGTAGCGGCAGTTATAGCAATTGTCACAGTGAAAAGATCCTGCAAATTCTCGGAGCAGAAGAAACTTACCAAGGCAAGAGAAGACATGTTGAAGAGCAATAGTGATGGGAAATCGGCTCGAATGTTTCACTTGAAAGATGTGAAGAAAGCCACCAATGGTTTCTCCAAAGACAGAgttttggggagtggtggattTGGAGAAGTGTACAAAGGAGAGCTCGAAGATGGGACTCTCGTCGCCGTCAAGTCTGCAAAAGTTGGCAACATCAAGAGCACAGAACAAGTACTAAATGAAGTTGGGATACTCTCCCAAGTCAACCACAAGAACCTGGTCAGACTCTTGGGATATTGTGTGGAAGCTGAGCAGCCATTGATGCTCTATGAGTACATCTCCAATGGCACTCTCAGTGACCATTTACATGGCAAGTTTTCGACATTTCTTGACTGGAAAACTAGGCTCAGAATTGCCTTGCAAACTGCTGAAGCATTGACCTATTTACACTCTGCGGCGCACACTCCCATCTACCATAGAGATGTCAAGTCAACCAACATACTTCTGGACAGTGATTTGAACGCAAAAGTTGCAGATTTCGGGTTGTCCAGGTTGGCTTGTCCGGGGTTGAGTCATATCTCGACATGTGCTCAGGGAACATTAGGGTACTTAGACCCCGAATACTATCGGAACTATCAGTTAACTGACAAGAGTGATGTTTATAGCTATGGCGTTGTGCTGCTTGAGCTTTTAACATCACAAAAGGCCATTGATTTCTCACGTGATCATGACGACGTGAACTTAGCTATTTACGTGAGTGTAAGAGCCAACAATGGTGTTGCTATGGAGGTAGTGGATCCCCGGCTGCTTAGCGAAGAGCCTTCGGGGAATACAGTGGCAAGTGTAAAGCTTTTCTTAGAGCTTGGACTTGCATGTCTGAAGGAAAAGAAGGGAGATAGACCAGCCATGAAGGATGTTGTTCAAGAACTCCACTGCATAATTCAAGTTTTAGATCAACAAGTGGTTCATAATTAATGACATTATTAGTTATCATGAAATTATATCCATGTACTATGTAAGTATAGTAGTAGTAGAGTTTGAAAATGTTCTCATGTAACTTGTTATGTTGCCAGATTGTCAACTTAGACTATTCACTGAGCGAACAAATTTCTTCAGATAATATATGTACATTATTTCTTTGAATATTCATGTTGTAAAATAAAGGAGTGGAGATGAAGGCCAAAGAATCATTGTTGGAGGAGCCCACAGAAGCCGAAGTAGTGATTCCATTCCAAGGAAGGaaggattggttttggatggatGGAAAAAACTTGGGCTCTTGGGATCAGATGCtttctttggattttgattgGTTGCCATGGACACACgaaaaaaagattaattaaaagcaaggttttaaaagacacTAAGCGCTAGTCGGGCGATGGGctagggcctagcgcctaggcaacTAGGAGTGGTCTAggcggactaggcggatttaagtaaatctattatatttcgtgtaaataaatgtctgtttatacttaaaatatatataatttcatcataaattacaaaatagaatgacatatataatatgaagtattggaacataatgaaaacatggggaacaagcatataatgtgtgttcatttaactATTCAGCAAGTCtcatataatttattgaaaaaaataacatacaaagtgaaagttatctattttctatctaagtgagtcgcaacctaagGGGATGCCTAGGTGGGTTTGGGCAGGTCTGGACGGGTTAGGCAGGTGCCTAATCAGGTCTAGGCTCcccttcttaattttcaaacgcctagacaTTAATCGAGGCGGTTCAactgcctagcgcctaggcggcacTAAGTGGACATTTTTACaacaataattaaaagaaaacaaagtatTAGAggctaaataaattaaaagaaaaaaaatatattaaatgggAACGTGTGAATTTGAACTCAAGATATCCTGCACCAATGTGATTAAAGTAGAAACTAAGCATCATTAAGATAGGTTTTAGTGTTGGCAACGCATATTAAAATGAAAAGTACGCACGTGGGAACAGAACTGCATAACTCATAGATGCAATAAAgttaccaaaaaaaatcatGCGATTTCCAATGAGATTTAATTAGTAAAAAGGGGTATAGTGTGGGCATGTTTAGGGGTCAGGGACCAAACTGGATTGGTTTAGAATATGTTAAGCTGAACTGGTTTATAATAGGCTAAATATAAGGAACGTAGTGAAATATTTGATACATTGTCAGACTAAAAAGTAggatataaacaactataatattatattattcaacacatatctaataatattttattattttatcaaataatattattttcacccttttttttttctctataacACTCTACCTCTTTTTGAAAGGTCCTCCTATCTTTTCTCTCTGACTCCGTCCCATTCTCTCATTTCCTCCCGCTCTTTCCTGCAAAATACAGCCCTGCAAAATAAGGTCATGGCAGATCTTTCAAAATAAGCTCATCCTCTTCACCCTCCTCACCCACTTTTCTCTTAAAAATTTTCGAATCTTTCTCCTCCCTTTGATACATGCATTAGCTTCTCCTTCTGCAATTCTAGAATAAGATTGCCATCTCagaattttctgggaaaaaggAAGAATGCTTGCAGATCGGCTTCTCCtattgttgttattgttttgcatttttttgttttttttttttttttattttggtggtTGGATTTTGAGAGTTAGGCAGTGGGTGGGGTTGGATTTTAGATTTGGGGGTGGGCAAACAGAGTTGCAGAGAAGAATGCTTACAAACGAAGCAGCGTGCAGACAATGCAGCGTGCAAATAAGCAGATTTGGAGATGGGATCAACGATCCCATACATCTCAGGGGGACTCACTAACACTACATAGCGAAGGACGTAGTGGGGTGAGTCCGACTCAATTTCATTAATGTTGTTCACACTAAGCATGGCGTAGCAATCCCAATTAAACCAGTCCAGTCCAATGAAGTATAGAGAGGGCAAATAAACACCCCCTTAGGGCCCGTTTGTTTGACCGGATTAGGAAGGATTGGACTGGACTAGACTGTAATCCCTTGTTTGGTCTGCACCAGGATTAGGTTTAATGATCTTAGGTCGGACTCGCTGGGATTATACACCTCCTTACGAGTTCTTAACGAGGATCCCCAATTTCGGGCGGACTCGTAAGCCCTTCTGATAGAGAGAAAACCATTAGAGAGTCACTCGTCCAAGAACCCCCCAAGGTCGGTCGTCCTGCTCATCCTCATCTCTGCGTCTTTCCTCATTGTTGTCCTTGCCCTGCTCCCTCATCGTCGTCCCTATCATCTACCATTTTCAAACCCAGATCCCACAAAATtggaaacaaaaggaaaaaatttcTGCAATATTTCCATTTTCAAAACTAGATCCAAATCCAAAATTCAGAACAAAAaagcgaaaaaaaaaatacaaaattgatGTGCGTTTGAAACGCTCAGCAGCTATGCTCACACTCCACCTAGTCCAGACTCCCTGGTCGTAGACCTTTGCTAATGATGCTGGAGAAGCAgacccatgaaaacccaaatGACCCAGACTCTGAATGGGTTCTAATTTGCCAATTGgtccccaaaaaaaattaagaagaaaacagGGAGATGAGCAGAgagaaataggaagaaaaagatggagatgaagagagagagagagagagagagagagagagagagagagaggcgaagaagaaataggaagaaacagagggagagggacAGAGCAAACTTGGAAAGAAATGGGGAGATTAGCGGAAAAGAATCAAGAATGGGGATGGGTGGTTTctagaatgaaaaaaaagatagtggtagtaataaaatattactaaatGTGTATTAAAtactataaaatattaataaaatatgaattaaaaatatatttgttattatcTAGCtttttagtccgacactgcaccaaacgcctCACTAAATTAGTCTAGCTTAGTCTAATCTaagtcagtccagcttagtccctgaagctaatccagtccgagatagtccggtgcaacaaaagCACCCTTATTGTTTTAACTAGGATTAGTCAAAACACAACCATTACATTGACTTTTATTATATAATAGGATTAACTGTGAGTGTTGTCAATTTAGATTTCAAAGAATTTTAATAGACTTTTTCTAGATTAATGctaaagagattaaattttgtaaactaaatgatatggaagttgataattagattattacttaagcgttcaTAAACGTGATCATTTTgatattggtgacatatcatttcatcatttaatttacaaatttagtttagaaATTTAATCTCCGTAACATTACTCCATTCTTTGAGTGATagatttcaaattattttaataGATTCACAATTTTATATGGATTTTGGTAGATTTATATGGATTTCTATTATAGATATTTATGAATTTGTATGGGCTTCTTTCATGGATTTCTTAGGATTTAGTTCACTCTTGCAACATAAATGAATTTCTTCCCCAGTCTCATTTGAATTGTGACTTAAAGAAAAATACCAAATATCCTTGACTACATTTCTTAAGGAAGCATGACATTTCTTATTCAATTTGTTCTTCTTCCATTTGCTCCACTTccatttcttcctcctcttcctccacttccatttctttttcatcttcttccactTCCATGCTTGATTGAGACATTTTATAAACTACCCAACCAAATAGATaaaatcataagcaaattaacaaaagaaagaatcgtgtgtgtgtgtgtgtgtgtgtgcattgATCGAAGaatcgtgtgtgtgtgtgtgtgtgtgtgtgtgcattgATCGAAGAGCTTGAGTAGTTATAAAGGATAGCTTTAGCGAACAGCATATCCATTCAAGAATGATGAGTTCAGGTTCAAGAACAACATATCCAATCATGAAAAATTGGGGTGGATTATACGCTTTATACAGGTAGTGGGGTCATGTATACTCATGGGATGGCTTTTTTTGGAGTAATGAAATTGCAATCTGCAAAGCTGCTCAGCTCACTTACAAACTCGTGAAAAATAGACATTTATGTGAAATCATCCAAAGTTCCCATCTTTTCTATTAATTGAAGTGAACGTTTGAATACGAAAAAGTAGAAATTATGCGAAATAAGAAATTGGGCATTAATTGAAATCCTAAAATTCCTAAAaacatatatcaaataaaaaccCATCAACATTGATTCCTATGCCAGAAATTTGAAATTAGAGACCAAGCATCAGAATCATGGTATGCGTTTTCCTCACAAGTTGTTTTTACTGCCAGAATTTGTAGTGGCAAAATTACAGAACCCCTCATTTTTTTCCTCACTACAGCACCTCTCAAGTAAATTGTTAGGGTACCAATCGCTGGAGAAGAGAGGAAAAGGCGAAAAAAAGGATGAGTTGAGAGGAAAATTAAAGATTTAATTCATTCATAACAGAGAGTCATTATTCATGGGGCTTATATACCCACCAGCCACAATAGACAAAATGTCTCTTCTGATGAGTCATCATAGAACAACTATTTCCTATTATACTAAAAGATAACAAATGATATAACAAGAAGGCCAGAAATGGATTCTCTCCTGAGCATCTGCTCAGGATCCTACTGACCCACACACAAGgatcgttggataaaaattcaacggctacaattattacaATTTTAAATGAACTCTCTTGTTTGTAGTTgttgaattttcatccaacgatCCTTGTGTGTGGATCAGTAGGATCCTGAGCAGATGCTGAGGGGAGAATCCATTTCCGGCATAGAGTGCCTAACTACAGTAAGGGCCTAACATGGACCCCCCTTGAACAAGCCTCTCCTCAGGCTGTAAATTTTGGAAAACGGGTGAGTATTGAATCTACATCCTCCCAAGTCACATCATGCTCCAGAAGGCCTTCTTGAATAgaccctttgaaattttttttttccaggggATCACATGAAATTACCCTCATAGGAGACTGGTAGCAGAACGGGAGAAGTCACAGTATGAGTTTCAACAAGGATATGGAAGGTAGGGTGAATGCAAGATTGAAGGGGAAGGTCTAGTGTATAAGCAACCTGACCAACAGGAGCAAGCATCTTGAAAGGACCATAGTAACAGGGGACCAGTTTCGGGCAGTGAGTTTTAGACACCGAGGTTTGGCGATGGGTTAAAGCTTGAGGAAAACCCAATCTCCAACTGAAAATGTGTGTTCAGATCGATGTTTATTAGTGTGCTGGCGCATTCGGTGTTGTGCAAGTTGCAGATGCTCACCCAACTTTTTAGTAGGGCATCTCGATCACGGAGGGCGACCTCGACCGGGTGCACCGGAGAACCAGGAATGTAAGTCGACACCGTGGGTGGAGGGTAGGCATCCACGGCCTAAAAGGGGTTCATTTTGATGACGGATTAGAAGGTGGTATTACACCACCACTCTGCCCACGCTAGCCACTGAATCCAGTCCCTGAATTTGTCGCTCACAAAACTGCGCAAGTAGTGTTGGAAGAGGATGATAGGCGGAGCTTTTGCAAAGGTTGTTGCGCTTGACTTGGCATTCGTGTCATTTTCGTGACATACCTGATATCATAACAGGTCGTGTCGTGTAGCAcctgttaaagtaaacgggtaatataaCCCGATCCAAAATCGACCCATTAATATTATCAAGTAAAATGATCCGACCCGTACTCGTTAAAGAAAAtacattttaaatcaataattaatgaaaatgaaaaacataatttgacaaaaaacaaatagaagACCTAATACTAAATTAATATATGCCTACTACGTTGTCACATAAACATTACTTCACgacataacaaaaataaatataaaagaaaaacatttgactTTCAAGGATACCCAAAATAAGAGCttaatgaaaaaacattagtacattactaAATACCAACTGTTCAAGGATATCCAACGGTAAAGATTTAATCTCATATAAATTAGATTAAATCATATGACTATTGTTTAAGTAAAAGGTTTTTTagtagttttttaattaatgtagaagtgtgaaaaatatatatatatatatatatatatatatatatatatatatatataaacgctcgtaatgacaagTTTTACAACTTTCCTGAAGAGATCAACTCTgaaattcgccactataataacataaattatatatagATCTAAATTTAGCCGTTGATTGTCGTTCACATTTACGCTCCATTcttctcacaattttttttttcggattttctattttgaaaacatgatctcttagaggatgcaggaagatgaacggttcagaATATGATATTACGTTCAGAG
Coding sequences:
- the LOC137711984 gene encoding wall-associated receptor kinase-like 20, with protein sequence MVIRKNIMPGFLCSCFFILFCIYHCCSSQKTCPDCGFMKVPYPLSTSPDCGDPDYSLHCDPSSKKLYVHALNGSYYLVLQIMATYQRMVVQPSPWLPGKCVTQDLVVSEGLWLNQSLPFNITSSNTIFLFNCSPRLLVSPLNCTSSSLCHRYLESSGHIDTNRALQCENRLNLCCTFVAGGMPSAYKIRLHSSGCKAFRSILHLDINKPASQWEEGLEIQWASALEPICRTQLDCSSDSKCSPTGSSGVSRCLCNREFYWDHLDGTCSKKKRNTKAGLTLKVSIGVISFFIVAAVIAIVTVKRSCKFSEQKKLTKAREDMLKSNSDGKSARMFHLKDVKKATNGFSKDRVLGSGGFGEVYKGELEDGTLVAVKSAKVGNIKSTEQVLNEVGILSQVNHKNLVRLLGYCVEAEQPLMLYEYISNGTLSDHLHGKFSTFLDWKTRLRIALQTAEALTYLHSAAHTPIYHRDVKSTNILLDSDLNAKVADFGLSRLACPGLSHISTCAQGTLGYLDPEYYRNYQLTDKSDVYSYGVVLLELLTSQKAIDFSRDHDDVNLAIYVSVRANNGVAMEVVDPRLLSEEPSGNTVASVKLFLELGLACLKEKKGDRPAMKDVVQELHCIIQVLDQQVVHN